The following coding sequences are from one Salvia hispanica cultivar TCC Black 2014 chromosome 3, UniMelb_Shisp_WGS_1.0, whole genome shotgun sequence window:
- the LOC125213943 gene encoding uncharacterized protein LOC125213943 isoform X2 — protein MFFISFGGRILPRPIDGRLRYVGGETRIIRIHKGITWKELWQKAIAIYDETWAVKYQLPGEELDALVSVSSDEDVLNMMEECDVLEDGEGSKKLRMFLFSLGDLDDAHFSLINSECDSEMKFVVAINGMGIGSRKDSTLCGLANFSGNNLNNLDARNQDKVTSWNATQSVATVRNSTLPTFVGPSREIEPSNSNLRTSSTVCETDLLSDNGQTVNHNQERQQRSQFGYNVPTSYYNHSEISTQQSSNGIVSDQKGLEGKSLDSLGSQGTKPQETDTIQKVDGIIRQERDNKDMCANESFVPSQVHSDKPDPSFPVEESCMVPKLDRELSSKSSKGTGKPEEHVQVSKPLGASTPDLPTSSNNESFKSANGPAPDSIISESGSTNLSYFGSSNPPPRIFRSEWVPREQSESLGRISKSDDSRSSQFLVNQPEADISQRDLDKSSIENLDKGNANISTKKSTSTERPFPQEHETTDDGLANTQKLAHTDPLDAQGFIHENHFLKTETEQLSKLPTVCPEDSIEHSENSLLGLVDEIGSQEVANDVHEYSQPLALAGNVEEPSGAPETKQGDILIDISDRFPSDLLSDIFSKAFLSDNASDFGPLQKDGAGVSMNIENHDPKRWSFFQRLAGDEFTRTDVSLIDQDHIAFSSGLKKLEDETPLAYDFVPMMKDGVLPSHMEVQDNHDEDGQNGLPGENGVASTATSHYNASQLKDGFGIIGLPPLDHSLADFDITALQIIKNTDLEELRELGSGTFGTVYHGKWRGSDVAIKRIKKSCFTGRQSEQERLTFEFWREAEILSKLHHPNVVAFYGVVQDGPGGTLATVTEYMVDGSLRHVLLRKDRHLDRRKKLTIAMDAAFGMEYLHSKNIVHFDLKCDNLLVNLKDPSRPICKVGDFGLSKIKRNTLVSGGVRGTLPWMAPELLNGSSNKVSEKVDVFSFGIVLWEILTGEEPYANMHYGAIIGGIVNNTLRPTIPSYCDSEWRRLMEECWAPNPSLRPSFTEIASRLRVMSSSTQTTKKAGS, from the exons AATTTATGACGAAACATGGGCTGTAAAATATCAGCTTCCTGGGGAGGAGCTTGATGCTTTAGTTTCTGTGTCGAGTGATGAGGATGTGTTGAACATGATGGAGGAGTGTGATGTTCTTGAAGATGGAGAAGGTTCAAAAAAGCTTCGGATGTTTCTATTCTCTCTTGGGGACTTGGATGATGCTCATTTCAGTCTGATCAACTCTGAATGTGATTCTGAGATGAAATTTGTGGTTGCTATCAATGGAATGGGCATTGGATCTCGAAAAGACTCTACTCTATGTGGTTTAGCAAACTTTTCAGGAAATAACTTGAACAACTTGGATGCACGGAATCAAGATAAGGTTACAAGTTGGAATGCCACTCAATCTGTAGCGACTGTTAGGAATTCAACACTGCCGACTTTTGTTGGCCCCTCAAGGGAAATTGAACCTTCTAATTCAAATTTACGTACTTCCTCCACAGTTTGTGAAACTGATTTGCTGTCAGATAATGGTCAGACAGTCAACCACAATCAAGAAAGACAGCAACGTTCTCAATTTGGCTATAATGTTCCCACTTCATATTACAATCATTCTGAAATTTCTACACAACAATCTTCTAATGGGATTGTCTCTGATCAGAAGGGACTTGAAGGAAAGTCGCTAGATAGCTTGGGATCGCAAGGTACAAAACCCCAAGAGACAGACACTATACAGAAAGTTGATGGCATAATTCGACAAGAGCGTGATAATAAGGACATGTGTGCAAATGAGAGCTTTGTTCCTTCACAGGTTCACAGTGATAAACCTGATCCTAGTTTTCCAGTTGAAGAGTCATGTATGGTCCCTAAACTGGATAGGGAACTATCTTCAAAGAGTTCAAAAGGCACAGGGAAACCAGAGGAGCATGTCCAGGTCTCTAAACCTCTTGGTGCTTCCACCCCTGATCTTCCTACATCTAGTAACAATGAGTCTTTTAAATCTGCTAATGGTCCTGCTCCTGATTCCATTATATCAGAGTCTGGTTCTACCAATTTGAGTTACTTTGGGTCTTCTAATCCTCCTCCGAGGATCTTCCGTTCTGAGTGGGTTCCACGAGAGCAATCAGAATCGCTTGGTAGAATATCTAAGTCTGATGATTCACGTAGTTCTCAGTTTCTAGTTAATCAGCCGGAGGCTGATATATCCCAGCGGGATTTAGATAAGTCATCTATTGAAAACTTGGACAAAGGGAATGCGAATATCTCTACTAAAAAGTCAACTTCTACTGAACGGCCTTTCCCTCAGGAACATGAAACTACTGATGATGGCCTTGCTAATACTCAGAAGCTGGCACATACGGATCCCCTTGATGCTCAAGGTTTCATCCATGAAAATCACTTCCTTAAGACAGAAACAGAACAGTTGTCGAAGCTTCCTACTGTGTGTCCTGAAGATTCTATTGAGCACTCTGAAAATTCTTTGCTTGGTTTGGTTGATGAAATTGGTAGTCAGGAAGTTGCTAATGATGTTCATGAGTATTCACAGCCATTAGCATTGGCAGGGAATGTGGAAGAACCCAGCGGTGCTCCTGAGACCAAGCAGGGCGATATTCTCATTGATATCAGTGACCGATTCCCTTCTGATCTTCTTTCtgatatattttcaaaagctTTTCTTTCAGATAATGCATCTGATTTTGGTCCACTACAGAAAGATGGTGCTGGTGTGAGCATGAACATAGAGAACCATGATCCTAAACGCTGGTCCTTCTTCCAGAGGCTGGCAGGGGATGAGTTTACAAGAACGGATGTTTCTCTTATTGATCAAGATCATATAGCATTCTCTTCTGGACTTAAAAAACTTGAAGATGAGACTCCTTTGGCATATGACTTTGTACCGATGATGAAAGATGGAGTTCTTCCAAGTCACATGGAAGTGCAGGATAATCATGACGAAGATGGTCAGAATGGTCTTCCAGGAGAAAATGGAGTTGCTTCTACAGCTACTTCTCATTATAATGCATCTCAATTGAAA GATGGATTTGGAATTATTGGCTTACCTCCTCTAGATCATTCCTTGGCTGATTTTGATATCACCGCGTTACAG ATCATAAAAAATACCGATCTTGAGGAGCTGAGGGAGCTTGGGTCTGGGACATTTGGGACAGTGTATCATGGAAAATGGAGAGGCTCAGATGTGGCCATCAAGCGGATAAAAAAGAGTTGCTTCACTGGTCGTCAGTCAGAGCAGGAGAGACTG ACATTCGAGTTTTGGAGGGAAGCTGAAATCCTGTCAAAGCTTCACCACCCAAATGTGGTTGCTTTTTACGGTGTTGTACAAGATGGACCAGGGGGAACATTGGCTACTGTGACAGAGTACATGGTCGATGGTTCTTTAAGACATGTTTTACTTCGGAAGGATAG ACATCTTGATCGTCGCAAGAAGCTCACTATCGCCATGGATGCAGCTTTTGGAATGGAATATTTGCATTCGAAGAATATAGTGCACTTTGATCTGAAATGTGATAATTTGCTCGTCAACTTGAAAGATCCTTCAAGACCTATATGCAAG GTGGGCGATTTTGGCTTATCTAAAATAAAGCGGAACACCTTGGTTTCTGGGGGAGTGCGGGGAACTCTTCCATGGATGGCTCCAGAGCTCCTTAACGGAAGTAGCAATAAAGTATCTGAGAAG GTtgatgttttttcttttggtaTTGTCTTGTGGGAGATTCTCACTGGGGAGGAGCCTTATGCCAACATGCATTATGGTGCAATCATAG GTGGCATCGTAAACAACACATTGAGGCCTACCATTCCAAGCTACTGCGATTCAGAGTGGAGAAGATTAATGGAGGAGTGTTGGGCCCCAAATCCATCCCTGAGACCTTCGTTTACTGAAATAGCTAGCCGGTTACGCGTAATGTCCTCTTCGACCCAGACAACAAAGAAGGCAGGTTCATAG
- the LOC125209107 gene encoding GRAS family protein RAD1-like has translation MENMRQDSAIRQFCAARVEEQDLDHDLNHTWPPSLDFTNDNDVPQPEVDQLVNTFFNDNDNDNDDSITDDLYYNAPCANVNQATDEGLQLVHLILACAEAVGCRDAHLAHSILNQIWPRLNPWGDSLQRVSHCFAIALKSRLSLLQHISPNASFSTNNIRINTSTVTKQERAQAFALLHKTTPYIAFGFAAANAAICQAANGKQSLHIVDLGMQHNLQWPSLLKSLSIQPSPPKIVRITGVITDLDAAEELQHSVKTLCAYGIDLEYNFVREEVSPLTLTREKLGLKEEEAVLVVNSIMQLHKHVKESRGSLKTILQSIKKLGPDLVTVVEQDANHNGPFFLGRFLECLHYYAAVFDSLEWRMGRGSGERMKIERWHMGEEICNVVACEGEERVERHERAEQWRRQMGRAGFEVVGLECLDEVKEVVGGYGNGSEGYTLAVEKGCLQLGWKGRPIMMASAWHLNNLPSSSS, from the exons ATGGAGAATATGAGGCAAGACTCCGCCATCCGCCAGTTCTGCGCCGCCCGCGTCGAGGAGCAAGACCTAGACCACGACCTCAATCACACATGGCCGCCATCGCTTGATTTCACCAACGACAACGACGTTCCACAACCCGAGGTAGACCAACTAGTCAACACCTTCTTCAACGACAACGACAACGACAACGATGATTCAATCACCGACGATCTTTACTACAACGCCCCATGCGCAAATGTCAATCAAGCCACAGACGAGGGACTTCAGCTAGTCCATCTCATACTGGCCTGCGCCGAGGCGGTCGGCTGCAGAGACGCTCACCTCGCCCACTCCATACTCAACCAGATCTGGCCTCGCCTCAACCCATGGGGCGACTCGCTGCAACGAGTCTCCCACTGCTTCGCCATCGCATTGAAATCGAGGCTATCACTCCTCCAACATATATCTCCAAACGCCTCCTTTTCCACCAACAACATCAGAATCAACACATCCACCGTTACAAAGCAGGAAAGGGCTCAGGCCTTCGCACTGCTCCACAAAACCACGCCCTACATCGCGTTCGGCTTCGCGGCCGCCAACGCCGCCATATGCCAAGCTGCAAATGGAAAGCAATCGCTGCATATTGTAGATCTAGGAATGCAGCATAATCTCCAATGGCCATCGCTGCTGAAATCGCTGTCGATTCAACCCTCCCCGCCTAAAATTGTACGGATCACCGGTGTAATTACCGATCTAGACGCCGCGGAGGAGCTACAACACAGCGTGAAGACACTGTGCGCATATGGAATTGATTTGGAGTATAATTTCGTGAGGGAGGAAGTTTCGCCATTGACGCTCACTCGAGAAAAGCTAGGGCtgaaggaggaggaggcggtgTTGGTGGTGAACAGCATAATGCAGCTGCACAAGCACGTGAAGGAGAGCAGAGGCTCGCTGAAGACGATTCTCCAATCCATTAAGAAATTAG GTCCGGATTTAGTGACGGTGGTGGAGCAGGACGCGAATCACAACGGGCCGTTCTTCCTGGGGAGGTTTTTGGAGTGTCTGCACTACTACGCGGCGGTGTTCGACTCGCTGGAGTGGAGGATGGGGAGGGGGAGCGGGGAGAGGATGAAGATAGAGAGGTGGCATATGGGGGAGGAGATATGCAACGTGGTGGCGTGCGAGGGGGAGGAACGGGTGGAGAGGCACGAGAGGGCGGAGCAGTGGCGGAGGCAGATGGGGAGGGCGGGGTTTGAGGTGGTGGGGTTGGAGTGTTTGGATGAGGTGAAGGAGGTGGTGGGAGGGTATGGGAATGGGAGTGAAGGGTACACGCTGGCTGTGGAAAAGGGATGCCTTCAGCTTGGGTGGAAAGGGAGGCCGATCATGATGGCCTCTGCTTGGCACCTAAACAATctgccttcttcttcttcttga
- the LOC125216932 gene encoding peroxisomal 2,4-dienoyl-CoA reductase [(3E)-enoyl-CoA-producing]-like — MESPFNGDIVKGKVALLTGGGSGIGLDMAIQFGKHGASVAIMGRRKDVLDAAVASLTSLGIPAVGYAGDVRKQEDARRVVEETVTHFGKLDILVNAAAGNFLVVAEDLSPNGFKTVMDIDTLGTFTMCHEAFPYLKTGGGLILNISFHNSASNWYQVHASAAKAAVDSVTRNLALEWGADYDIRVNGISPGPIADTVGLSKLEPQDVDVEATTPLYKLGSKWDVSMAALYLASDAGKYINGVIIQVDGGLFLSKPRHLPKESVKQLSLAREKKLVATSKL; from the exons ATGGAATCTCCGTTCAATGGCGATATAGTGAAAGGCAAGGTAGCTCTGTTGACCGGTGGCGGCTCGGGCATCGGGCTCGACATGGCCATCCAATTCGGCAAACATGGAGCCTCCGTTGCTATCATGGGCCGCCGCAAAGACGTTCTCGATGCCGCCGTTGCCTCCCTCACATCCCTCGGCATCCCC GCAGTAGGGTATGCAGGGGACGTGAGGAAGCAAGAAGATGCGCGAAGAGTGGTGGAAGAGACGGTGACGCATTTTGGGAAGCTCGACATTCTCGTCAATGCTGCTGCTGGCAATTTTCTGGTCGTTGCTGAGGATCTCTCGCCCAATGGTTTTAAGACAG TGATGGATATTGACACTCTTGGCACATTTACTATGTGTCATGAAGCTTTTCCCTACCTCAAGACTGGTGGTGGTCTCATACTCAACATCAGTTTTCACAACTCAGCATCCAATTGGTACCAAGTCCATGCCTCTGCTGCCAAG GCAGCCGTCGACTCTGTCACAAGAAACCTAGCCCTGGAATGGGGTGCAGATTATGACATAAGAGTGAATGGGATATCTCCAGGCCCCATTGCAGACACAGTTGGCTTGTCCAAACTTGAGCCTCAAGATGTAGATGTCGAAGCCACGACGCCTCTCTATAAACTCGGCTCAAAGTGGGATGTCTCCATGGCTGCTCTCTATCTTGCCTCTGATGCTG gCAAGTACATCAATGGAGTGATCATTCAAGTGGATGGAGGGCTTTTCCTAAGCAAGCCAAGGCATCTTCCCAAAGAATCTGTGAAGCAGCTATCTTTAGCTCGggagaaaaaattagtggcaACCAGCAAACTGTAG
- the LOC125214652 gene encoding chloride channel protein CLC-f, translated as MSSAADYNDRAILLRSNSDDDLEHGPSQSPQTSLASDLLKRLDRGLSASGRRLTVHHRVSSSPPSSPSPSHRPIAASDDSLGDGAPPEWALLLIGCLLGVATGLFVAIFNRGVHVVHEWAWAGTPNEGAAWLRLQRLTDTWHRILLIPVLGGVIVGVLHGLLEILGQIKQSTSSQEQGLDVFAAIFPVLKAVQAGVTLGTGCSLGPEGPSVDIGKSCANGFSLMMENNRERKIALVAAGAAAGISSGFNAAVAGCFFAIETVLRPLSAENSPPFTTAMIILASVVSSTVSNAVLGEKQAFTVPTYDLKSAAELPLYLILGMLCGVVSVAFTRLLDWFTNIFQFIKEKYGLPDVVCPALGGLGAGLIALKYPGILYWGFTNVDEILRTGKTASAPGIWLLAQLAAAKVVATALCRGSGLVGGLYAPSLMIGAAVGAVFGGCAGEIINTAIPGNTAVAEPQAYALVGMAATLASVCSVPLTSVLLLFELTRDYRILLPLMGAVGLAIWVPSVTTQPKESEALNTKISPRGYSAVSPREDKDDDVWRRTSHRNDIELSAIENFSGHKQIDVDILLENMKVSQAMSSNFLKISPNQTVREALSCMRDGQHDCLLVVEDEDFLEGILTDGDIKRWLTKRFGDSSSSDSADVNTCTISSILTRGISYNGRECGPLICYPDTDLTMAKQLMEAKGIKQLPVIKRAEDGQRERRRRKIAGVLYYDSVWTCLRDELYRQKSVMLYEEDDARKLMITNGHQRQSV; from the exons ATGTCGTCGGCCGCCGACTACAACGATCGCGCCATTCTATTGCGCTCCAATTCCGACGACGATCTGGAGCACGGCCCCTCTCAATCCCCCCAAACCAGCCTCGCCTCCGATCTCTTGAAGCGCCTCGATCGCGGCCTCAGCGCTTCCGGCCGCCGATTGACCGTCCACCACCGCGTTTCCTCTTCTCCCCCCTCCTCTCCCTCGCCTTCTCATCGCCCTATTGCCGCCTCCGATGATTCGCTCGGGGACGGCGCGCCTCCCGAGTGGGCATTGCTGCTTATCGGCTGCCTCCTCGGCGTTGCTACCGGCCTCTTTGTTGCCATTTTTAATCGCGGG gTACATGTGGTACATGAATGGGCATGGGCTGGCACCCCAAACGAAGGTGCTGCTTGGCTTCGGCTTCAAAGGCTAACTGATACTTGGCACCGTATACTTTTAATACCAGTTTTAGGTGGAGTTATTGTAGGTGTTTTGCATGGACTTCTAGAAATATTGGGTCAAATAAAGCAATCTACTTCTTCACAAGAACAAGGCTTAGATGTGTTTGCTGCAATCTTTCCTGTACTGAAGGCTGTCCAGGCTGGTGTGACCTTAGGAACTGGTTGTTCTTTAGGTCCTGAAGGCCCTAGCGTTGATATTGGAAAATCATGTGCCAATGGATTCTCACTGATGATGGAGAACAATAGAGAAAGGAAAATTGCTCTTGTTGCTGCTGGTGCGGCTGCTGGAATTTCTTCTG GTTTTAATGCAGCTGTTGCTGGATGTTTCTTTGCTATTGAAACGGTTTTGAGGCCTCTCAGTGCTGAAAACTCTCCTCCATTTACGACAGCAATGATAATTTTGGCCTCAGTTGTCTCATCAACTGTATCAAATGCTGTTCTTGGGGAGAAACAAGCTTTCACAGTGCCCACGTATGATTTGAAATCTGCTGCTG AGCTACCATTGTATCTAATACTGGGGATGCTATGTGGAGTTGTAAGTGTGGCTTTCACTCGCTTGCTGGATTGGTTCACAAACATATTTCAGTTTATCAAAGAAAAGTATGGGCTTCCAGATGTAGTCTGCCCTGCTCTAGGAGGTTTAGGAGCTGGTCTAATAGCACTTAAATATCCGGGAATATTGTATTGGGGGTTCACCAATGTTGATGAGATATTACGTACTGGAAAAACTGCTTCAGCACCAGGAATCTGGCTACTTGCTCAATTAGCTGCAGCAAAAGTTGTTGCTACTGCACTATGTAGGGGATCTGGCCTCGTTGGTGGCTTATATGCCCCAAGTTTGATGATTGGTGCTGCTGTGGGTGCCGTATTTGGTGGCTGTGCTGGTGAGATTATCAACACTGCTATTCCCGGAAACACTGCTGTTGCTGAGCCACAGGCCTATGCTCTG GTGGGAATGGCTGCAACATTAGCCTCAGTCTGCTCAGTACCTTTAACTTCGGTTCTTCTTCTGTTTGAGCTCACCAGAGATTACAGAATCTTGCTTCCACTCATG GGTGCAGTTGGATTGGCAATATGGGTGCCCTCTGTGACAACTCAGCCAAAAGAGTCAGAGGCATTGAATACAAAGATTTCTCCGAGAGGTTATTCTGCTGTTTCACCTAGGGAAGACAAGGATGATGATGTTTGGAGGCGAACTAGTCACAGAAATGATATAGAACTCTCTGCCATTGAAAACTTTAGTGGTCATAAACAAATAGATGTTGACATTTTACTGGAAAATATGAAG GTTTCACAGGCAATGTCAAGCAACTTCTTAAAGATATCCCCGAACCAAACTGTGAGGGAGGCCCTGAGTTGCATGCGTGATGGTCAGCATGATTGTCTTCTTGTGGTTGAAGATGAAGATTTTCTAGAAGGAATCTTGACAGATGGGGATATCAAACGCTGGTTGACGAAAAGATTTGGTGACTCTTCTAGCAGTGATTCAGCAGAT GTAAATACTTGCACTATTTCCTCTATCTTAACTCGTGGGATAAGCTATAATGGGCGAGAATGTGGACCTTTGATTTGCTATCCAGATACTGATCTGACAATGGCCAAGCAGCTGATGGAGGCAAAGGGAATCAAACAGTTGCCTGTGATCAAGCGTGCAGAAGATGGTCAGAGAGAAAGGAGAAGACGCAAGATTGCAGGAGTTCTTTATTACGATTCAGTGTGGACTTGTCTCAG AGACGAACTGTATCGTCAAAAGTCAGTCATGCTgtatgaagaagatgatgccAGGAAGTTAATGATAACAAACGGCCATCAACGACAAAGCGTTTGA